ATACTGAAGAGGAAGCCTACTTACAGTCTATCATAAAGCATAATTTAAAATTAGCTTGGTTAATTCCTATTACAAGACATGAAAGTCCTGAAGTTTTAGATGAGGCGAAACATTTATTTTCTATCATTATGAGAGCGGATATTTTTGATACGATCTTGAGGGCGGATAGAGACCTTGGAAATGTTCGCATTCGAACTTGGGTTGGGGGAGATAAAGATGGGCATCCTGGTGTAGACGAGAAAGTTATGCTGGATTGCTTAAATGCTTCTAGATTTTATTTTGTAAACTTTTTAACAAAGATTTTATCTGAATTAAAAAAAGATATCGACCTTATTGGAAATGAAGAGTTAAAGAGAAATCTTGCCATACTTGAGTTTAGCATAAGTAATATTACAAGTATTAGTAGTAATGACGGAGAGAGATTAAATGGACTTAAAGGATCGCTCAAAAAGCTCATTGAGAGTTACGTTACTTTAGTCGGAATGCAAAGTCCTAGACTCTTTAAAATTGAATCAATCTTGAAACTATTTCCAGGTTTAGTTATTCCTATTGAACTTAGAGAAGATAGTGAGATTATTGAGCAAGCTCTTAGTTCAGATACTCCTATAGCAATCGAAAGGATGCTAAGAAAACTAGCATTTATTTCTAAAGGAACGAATATTAGAAATTATGCTCAAGGTATGATTATTAGTATGTGTTGTTCATTTAAAGATGTTCAAAATGCTATAAAATTAGTTAAGAAGTCAGTCGGTAATATCTCTCTACCTATAATTCCATTATTTGAAACAGCTCAAGCACTAGAAGACTCACCAGAAATCGTAAATCAAATGATTGCAAATAAGCAGTACTTATCTTGTGTTAAGAATAAGTGGAATAATCGTCTCGAAGTCATGCTTGGATATTCCGACTCATCTAAAGGTATGGGGGTTTTACCTAGTAGAGTCGCAATAGCCAAAACTCTAAGAAACTTAGATATGATCATTACTAAAGCATCGATTACTCCTGTTTTCTTTCATGGGTCTGGTGGATCAATCGATAGAGGTGGTGGAAGTATAAAGGATCAAACTGCGTGGTGGCCGAAGTCCGCCCTGAATATATATAAAGCGACTATTCAAGGAGAGATGGTTGAAAGAAATTTCAATTCTTCTGAAGTTACACTCTCAGGAATAAATAAGATTTTAGAAAATTTCCAGAGAGCTAAAACGAAGAAAGGTGCTATTAAAATAGATAAAGCAGTGGAGGAGTTTAGTAGTTGCATAAAAGATCACTATGTTGAAAAGATAGAAGATGAAAAGTTTTTTAGTATGATTGAAAAAGCAACACCTTATTCTTATTTAAAGGTTTTAAGACTTGGCTCAAGACCTAGTAAAAGATCTAAATCTACAACTTTTGACTTTAGTTCAATTAGAGCAATACCGTGGATTTTATGTTGGACTCAGACGAGACTACTCTTTCCTACTTGGTGGGGAGTTGGCCATGCTTGGACAAGTTGTAAAGTTAATAAAACGCAATCGGCTGCACTTAAAAAGTCTTACAAAGAAAGCTATATTTTCTCCTCCTATGTAAGGAGTTTAGGGTTTACGCTTAGTAAGGTCGATTTAAGTGTTTTTAAACTCTACCTTAAAAAGAGTACTTTAGCTGAATCGGAGCAGGATCGAATTTATAATGAAATTAGAAAAGAGTTTTTAAGGTCTGTCGATTTTGTAAAAGAAATCACGGGACAGAAGAATATTCTTTGGCATAAGCCTTGGTTGGCAGAGTCGATTCAGCTTAGGTCTTCTATGATTCATCCTCTAAATATATTACAAATTCAAGGTAATAAAAATGGAGATTTAGATCTAGTAAGAAAGACTGTTGCTGGAATATCTTCAGGAATGATGACAACAGGATAAAAATAATAGTTAAATAAAACTTTCATTTATATTTTTTTCTACTATATAATTAGGCATGAATCTGTTCTATAAATAGTGAGGATGTATGACAGTTCTATTGATGGGCTTTCGCTCGGGGGCTGCAAGAGCTCTTGAGAAAATGAAAGTACCTTATATTATTTGGTCTGAAAAAGAGTTGTTAAACTCAAGAACTGCGAAAAAGATTATTATAGATAAATTTCCAGTTGAAAAAAATGATCTTCAAATTTATCTATCTGACTTATCTGATGTAACACATGTCATTTCATCTACAGAAGCTGGAGTCATTCCAGGAAGCAAGATTCGAAAGTGGCTTGATCTTCATAGAAATAAAGATAGTGTCATTACGAGATGTACAGATAAGTTAGAAATGAAAAAATTCTTATCTCAAAAAAATATACCGATGACTAAATTTCTACCTTCTAGAGCTATGAAGGCCGAGGATATTGTTGGTGAGTTAGGTTTACCAGTTGTCAATAAAGTTAGATTAAGTTCTGGCGGGCGAGGGGTTCAGTTCTTATCTACTTTGGAAGAGGTAGAGTCTTCAATGAGTAGAGATTCATACTTCGAAAAACCTTTGGACGGCACAGAAGGAAGTATTGAGTCTTTCGTTATAAATGGAGAGATTGTTTTTACCAATATTACACAATATTTTAAAAATGGTGAGTGTAATATAGTTCCCGGACAATACACTCAGCAAATTAATGAGAAAATTGAAGAATTAAACAGTAATGTTCTTAGTGCTTTAAGAATAAAGTGGGGAATGACACATCTAGAGTATTACTTACTTGATAATGGAGAAATTCTATTTGGAGAAGTCGCTTTAAGGCCCCCTGGTGGCTATATTATGGAGGCCCTTAAGGAATCATACGGTATTAACTTTTGGGAGCTTTTTATTAATGTAGAGATTAATATGCAAAAGACAGAGCTGAAATTCAAAAAAAGCAATTCAAGTACTATCATTATTCATCCTGGAGAGGGGACTGTTTCTTCTATTACAGGAATTGATAAAATAAAGAAGTTAGAAAGTTTTAAGAAGTTAAAGCTTAAGATTAATATAGGTGACAAAATTGATCAACGAGATGGTGTTGGAGAAGACTATGGGCATGCTATTATGACTAATACGAATTCGAAAAATCTACTAAGAGATATTAAATCTTTCTATTCTCTACTTGAGATAACCTTGTAGTCTATTAACCAACTTAACTACTTATCAAGTTCGATAGTATTTTACTGATTTATCTCATTTATTTCTAAAGTTATCTATTCTCATATACCGAAATGTTTATATGAAGAAGAGTTTATTAACAATAAATAAACAAGTTATAGAGATCGTAAAAAATATCAAAATACTAGAGAAGGTCAGCTGGCCCGAAGAGATCGAAAAAGATTTTTTTTACAATAGATCTAGAGGCTTAAAACATCAAATTAGTTTTAAGTATCCTAAATTTGACTTACGTGAGCAGAAGCAAGAATTAGTAAAGCTTTACAGTTTATTGTCTGCTGAAGATCCACTATCACAATTTACTCGTTCTACTATTGAGAGCTATACTAAGTCTATAGATATGATTCACGCAGTCGGGACAAAGAGCTTTGAAGACCTAAGTATTGAAGTCTATGGCAGGCCTTCACATATGTTATTTGGTAGTAAATATTCTCATCTTGAGACGGCTAAAATTTTCATTTCTTCTCTAGAGGATTATGAGCATCCCTATATGAAAGACATTCAAGAACTTACTTCTGCCAAGGTATTGCAGAAAAAGTTACAAAAGGATTCTAATAAATTCTTCGGTCATTATGCTCCAGCTGTAACCCTTAGTGATACTCTTGTTTCTAAAGCTTCCGCTGGCAGAACTTCAGTAAGATTAAGAAAGGGTGAAATGTTTACTGGCTATGATTATGGTCAATTACTTGTTCATGAAATTATGACTCACTCTCTGACCGCAATTAATGGCTCTCTCCAGAAAAGGCTTCCATTGTTATCAATGGGTGCTCCAAGAACAACCAAGACGCAAGAGGGGTTAGCGACTTTTAGTGAGATTATCACTGGTTCATTAGATTTAAGTCGCTTGAAAAGAATTTGTCTAAGAGTTATCGCTCTTGATATGGCCTTAGATGGAGCTGATTTTTACGACTTATTTAATTACTTTCTTTCGCATAATGGAGGCAATGAAAAAGATTGTTACTTATCCGCTTCTCGAATTTTAAGAGGAGGATATGCAAAAGGTGGAGTTTCATTTACTAAAGATGGAGTCTACTTGGAAGGACTTATTCGAGTGCATAGTTTCTTTAAATGGGCCTTTAAGACAGGTAACTTAGATCTTGTTCATTTACTATTTTGTGGAAGATTAGATATAAATGATATTTTTCTTTTAAAACCTGCTCTAGAGGCAGGAGATATTACTGCTCCAAAATTTCTACCTACTTGGTATACAAATATTGACCTCTTTGCAGGGAAGCTTGCGTTTTCACTCATTTTAAATGGTATTGATCTGGACTTAGTTGAGAAGCATTTTTCTACTAAAATTCTTAAATTTGCAGCTTAGGTCTTCATGAATTAGCAAAAATGGAAAAGATTTTTTGACTTGCTTATGAGATAGTTTTTGAATGAGTATCTATATTGATAAAATTTGCTTAGCTTTAAAGCTAATTGAGAAGAAACTTCCTGAGAATTTTGACTGGAATGAAATTTCAAAAGAATGTGGCATTAGCTATTTCCATTTTCATAGAATATTTTCAGCTTATTTAAATGAAACACCCGGAGATTATATTTCAAGAAGAAGGCTTGAGAAATCAATCTCACTTATAGCATATGGCAGTAATGTCAGTCTTTCACAAGTTGCATTTAGTTGTGGTTATTCTTCTCAAGCAAACTTTTCAAAGGCCTTTAAGAAGTATTTTGGAGTTACTCCTGGACAAGTCCTCAAAGGTGAGGAATTAAAAAGCAAAATAGGAAAATTACAAAGCAAATATGGAAAAGAATTTAAAATACAAAACCTCTATCCTAAAGAAGAGATCAATAGTGATCTATATATCAAAGAGGTGAAAATGAAGTACGAAATTAAAGAATTCCCTAAGAGAAGAGTTATATTTCTCTCATCACAAAGAGGATATGAAACTCAGTCCATTTATAATACTTGGAAAGAAATTTCTAAAATATTAACTGATTCAGGTCGAGATATTAACTCTCTAGAAAAATTTGGTGTGGGTCATGATAATCCAGAAGTTACTGCCCAAGAGAAGTGTCGATATGATGCTTGTGTTGAGATATCTGAATCAGAAAATATCCCGAGAGGTCTTAATGAAAATTTCTTTCCTCAAGGCAAGTATGCTTGCTTTCACTTTAAAGGGAGTAGTGAAAAACTGCTTCAGTTTTATTTGGATATATATAAAAATTGGTTCAGCTCAAACGGATATGAGCCAGGTAACTTTCCACTAATTGAGAGATATATCTATGTTGATGAAGAAAACCCTCGCGCTGATATTGAGCTAGAGACCCAATTCTTCTTAAAGTAGTGAGCTCTTTTAATGGTGTGCTGAGCAATTTTTGGTGCACCTTTATTTATCTTTTATGATCCAGGAAAATTACTTTCTTTGTTTCCTCTGATAGGAGATTATAATTAGAGGAATCGAAATGATTATAAATAAAAAAACTCTTTTAATTTTAATTT
The window above is part of the Halobacteriovorax sp. HLS genome. Proteins encoded here:
- a CDS encoding ATP-grasp domain-containing protein; translation: MTVLLMGFRSGAARALEKMKVPYIIWSEKELLNSRTAKKIIIDKFPVEKNDLQIYLSDLSDVTHVISSTEAGVIPGSKIRKWLDLHRNKDSVITRCTDKLEMKKFLSQKNIPMTKFLPSRAMKAEDIVGELGLPVVNKVRLSSGGRGVQFLSTLEEVESSMSRDSYFEKPLDGTEGSIESFVINGEIVFTNITQYFKNGECNIVPGQYTQQINEKIEELNSNVLSALRIKWGMTHLEYYLLDNGEILFGEVALRPPGGYIMEALKESYGINFWELFINVEINMQKTELKFKKSNSSTIIIHPGEGTVSSITGIDKIKKLESFKKLKLKINIGDKIDQRDGVGEDYGHAIMTNTNSKNLLRDIKSFYSLLEITL
- a CDS encoding phosphoenolpyruvate carboxylase, whose protein sequence is MNNKLPLELKNLVNKVVGLLGGVIEEEAGSSVYKKVEKIRKEMILYRTSSASKKDEILETLYLRLDKENKNDKHQIAHSYTLMLELINACEAAYRTYSLKKKGSITCVERQQNTMVYVLTAHPTEARTPENIELFSRIQNVLIRILNNTEEEAYLQSIIKHNLKLAWLIPITRHESPEVLDEAKHLFSIIMRADIFDTILRADRDLGNVRIRTWVGGDKDGHPGVDEKVMLDCLNASRFYFVNFLTKILSELKKDIDLIGNEELKRNLAILEFSISNITSISSNDGERLNGLKGSLKKLIESYVTLVGMQSPRLFKIESILKLFPGLVIPIELREDSEIIEQALSSDTPIAIERMLRKLAFISKGTNIRNYAQGMIISMCCSFKDVQNAIKLVKKSVGNISLPIIPLFETAQALEDSPEIVNQMIANKQYLSCVKNKWNNRLEVMLGYSDSSKGMGVLPSRVAIAKTLRNLDMIITKASITPVFFHGSGGSIDRGGGSIKDQTAWWPKSALNIYKATIQGEMVERNFNSSEVTLSGINKILENFQRAKTKKGAIKIDKAVEEFSSCIKDHYVEKIEDEKFFSMIEKATPYSYLKVLRLGSRPSKRSKSTTFDFSSIRAIPWILCWTQTRLLFPTWWGVGHAWTSCKVNKTQSAALKKSYKESYIFSSYVRSLGFTLSKVDLSVFKLYLKKSTLAESEQDRIYNEIRKEFLRSVDFVKEITGQKNILWHKPWLAESIQLRSSMIHPLNILQIQGNKNGDLDLVRKTVAGISSGMMTTG
- a CDS encoding tyrosine/phenylalanine carboxypeptidase domain-containing protein codes for the protein MKKSLLTINKQVIEIVKNIKILEKVSWPEEIEKDFFYNRSRGLKHQISFKYPKFDLREQKQELVKLYSLLSAEDPLSQFTRSTIESYTKSIDMIHAVGTKSFEDLSIEVYGRPSHMLFGSKYSHLETAKIFISSLEDYEHPYMKDIQELTSAKVLQKKLQKDSNKFFGHYAPAVTLSDTLVSKASAGRTSVRLRKGEMFTGYDYGQLLVHEIMTHSLTAINGSLQKRLPLLSMGAPRTTKTQEGLATFSEIITGSLDLSRLKRICLRVIALDMALDGADFYDLFNYFLSHNGGNEKDCYLSASRILRGGYAKGGVSFTKDGVYLEGLIRVHSFFKWAFKTGNLDLVHLLFCGRLDINDIFLLKPALEAGDITAPKFLPTWYTNIDLFAGKLAFSLILNGIDLDLVEKHFSTKILKFAA
- a CDS encoding GyrI-like domain-containing protein, which encodes MSIYIDKICLALKLIEKKLPENFDWNEISKECGISYFHFHRIFSAYLNETPGDYISRRRLEKSISLIAYGSNVSLSQVAFSCGYSSQANFSKAFKKYFGVTPGQVLKGEELKSKIGKLQSKYGKEFKIQNLYPKEEINSDLYIKEVKMKYEIKEFPKRRVIFLSSQRGYETQSIYNTWKEISKILTDSGRDINSLEKFGVGHDNPEVTAQEKCRYDACVEISESENIPRGLNENFFPQGKYACFHFKGSSEKLLQFYLDIYKNWFSSNGYEPGNFPLIERYIYVDEENPRADIELETQFFLK